Proteins from a single region of Streptomyces sp. TN58:
- a CDS encoding glycosyl hydrolase, whose protein sequence is MPRPRRRLAGTCIGTVTAGLLATGAALATPDEIRAEDSGTAMGAYLDYGPDGVARIPYLSRWLGGRDIRVGHTYLPGDQWAGIEGRVSFLEDWARWRRADGDRMFVLNVPMQARNEARVPDEQVARLIRAGAQGHYDAHFRRLAERLVSLGVPDTVIVLGWEMNGVTYTHRCRPDPANWKVYWRRIVEVMRSVPGQKFKFDFAPNRGTDAIGWTKCYPGDDVVDIIGMDSYDQGPGQSFDDQISQPYGLQKHVDFARAHRKAISYPEWGLFRRGDNPEYVRRMLAWIEQNKPLYHTITDYCPHGVWQCKQNPASAKVFRSALTPEVPAPVTPTPVVPTPVVPTPVVPTPVVPTPVVPTPQVPTPQVPTPAVPTPQVPTPAVPTPQVPTPAVPTPQVPTPAVPTPQVPTPAVPTPQVPTPAVPTPLPEPSTAAPSPIVPTPADSGTPEPEPEPSPELPEPGTPSPEVPKPSPAAPSPVTPAPVTPSPAVPKPEPTPSRPQPQPQPPVNSMQWCVPINFGEWLSKLVGKQSVCVKIDLGEDSGYWPF, encoded by the coding sequence ATGCCCAGACCACGCCGCCGACTGGCGGGCACCTGCATCGGGACGGTCACGGCCGGACTGCTCGCCACCGGTGCCGCCCTCGCGACGCCGGACGAGATCCGTGCCGAGGACTCCGGCACCGCCATGGGTGCCTATCTCGACTACGGGCCGGACGGGGTGGCCCGCATCCCGTACCTCTCGCGCTGGCTGGGCGGCAGGGACATCCGGGTCGGCCACACCTATCTCCCGGGTGACCAGTGGGCCGGCATCGAGGGCAGGGTCTCCTTCCTGGAGGACTGGGCGCGGTGGCGTCGCGCGGACGGCGACCGGATGTTCGTGCTCAACGTGCCCATGCAGGCGCGCAACGAGGCACGGGTGCCGGACGAGCAGGTGGCCCGGCTGATCCGGGCGGGCGCGCAGGGCCACTACGACGCGCACTTCCGCAGGCTCGCCGAGCGGCTGGTGTCGCTGGGTGTCCCCGACACCGTGATCGTGCTCGGCTGGGAGATGAACGGCGTCACCTACACCCACCGGTGCCGCCCCGACCCGGCGAACTGGAAGGTGTACTGGCGGCGCATCGTCGAGGTGATGCGCTCCGTGCCCGGCCAGAAGTTCAAGTTCGACTTCGCGCCGAACAGGGGTACGGACGCGATCGGCTGGACCAAGTGCTACCCGGGCGACGACGTCGTCGACATCATCGGCATGGATTCGTACGACCAGGGTCCCGGGCAGTCCTTCGACGACCAGATCTCCCAGCCGTACGGGCTCCAGAAGCACGTCGACTTCGCGCGGGCGCACCGCAAGGCCATCTCCTACCCGGAGTGGGGGCTGTTCCGGCGCGGTGACAACCCGGAGTACGTACGGCGCATGCTGGCGTGGATCGAGCAGAACAAGCCGCTCTACCACACCATCACCGACTACTGTCCGCACGGCGTGTGGCAGTGCAAGCAGAATCCGGCGTCCGCGAAGGTCTTCCGGTCGGCGCTGACGCCCGAGGTGCCCGCCCCGGTGACCCCGACCCCGGTCGTACCGACGCCGGTCGTGCCCACGCCCGTGGTGCCGACCCCCGTGGTGCCCACTCCGGTCGTGCCCACGCCCCAGGTCCCGACCCCGCAGGTCCCGACCCCGGCAGTCCCGACCCCGCAGGTCCCGACCCCGGCAGTCCCGACTCCGCAGGTCCCGACCCCGGCAGTCCCGACCCCGCAGGTCCCGACCCCGGCAGTCCCGACCCCGCAGGTCCCGACCCCGGCAGTCCCCACCCCACAGGTCCCGACCCCGGCAGTCCCGACCCCGCTGCCCGAGCCCTCCACCGCCGCACCGAGTCCGATCGTGCCGACACCCGCCGACTCCGGCACGCCGGAGCCGGAACCGGAGCCGAGCCCGGAGCTTCCGGAGCCCGGCACGCCGAGCCCCGAAGTGCCGAAGCCCTCGCCGGCGGCGCCCTCCCCCGTGACGCCGGCGCCCGTCACCCCGAGCCCGGCCGTGCCGAAGCCCGAACCCACCCCGTCCAGGCCGCAACCGCAGCCGCAGCCCCCGGTCAACAGCATGCAGTGGTGCGTACCGATCAACTTCGGCGAGTGGCTGTCCAAGCTCGTCGGCAAGCAGTCGGTCTGCGTCAAGATCGACCTGGGGGAGGACTCCGGCTACTGGCCCTTCTAG
- a CDS encoding GNAT family N-acetyltransferase, giving the protein MSAGSAGALSVTLCRDPRQFAALEEQWNRLVRACPSATPFQSHAWLHSWWLAYGKDGRLRIVLVRRGGELVGAAALMLVHRPFPLLVPLGGPITDYSDVLVAAEHAGQVVPALAHGLHRAARGAVIDLREVRPGAAAEELYRQWPGVGSRLADSTCMELPALPFDELVKRMPASGAQRVRAKLRKTDAAGIEEHEATEQEVPHAVRNLLRLHEKQWRGRGVTPEHLRPRFAEHLTRATRRMVRTGEGRLTEFRLDGKVVAANVTLLSAGLSGGYLYGADPDLRARKVDVATLLLRYEAGRALEEGRPVVSFLRGNEPYKNHWRPATVVNQRFLMATSALAPLLRLHESQVTGRERAVEALREALPAARDWRARLNELRVR; this is encoded by the coding sequence ATGAGCGCGGGCTCGGCCGGGGCCCTGTCGGTGACGCTGTGCCGCGACCCCCGGCAGTTCGCGGCGCTGGAGGAGCAGTGGAACCGGCTTGTCCGCGCCTGCCCCAGCGCCACCCCCTTCCAGAGCCACGCCTGGCTGCACTCCTGGTGGCTGGCGTACGGGAAGGACGGCCGGCTCCGGATCGTCCTCGTCCGGCGCGGTGGTGAACTGGTCGGCGCGGCCGCCCTGATGCTCGTCCACCGGCCGTTTCCCCTGCTGGTGCCCCTCGGCGGCCCCATCACCGACTACTCCGACGTGCTGGTGGCCGCCGAACACGCCGGTCAGGTCGTCCCGGCACTGGCCCACGGGCTGCACCGGGCCGCCCGGGGCGCGGTGATCGACCTGCGGGAGGTCCGCCCCGGGGCCGCCGCGGAGGAGCTGTACCGGCAGTGGCCCGGCGTCGGCAGCCGGCTCGCCGACTCCACGTGCATGGAGCTGCCGGCCCTGCCGTTCGACGAACTCGTCAAGCGGATGCCCGCCTCCGGTGCCCAGCGGGTGCGGGCGAAGCTGCGCAAGACCGACGCGGCCGGGATCGAGGAGCACGAGGCCACCGAGCAGGAGGTGCCGCACGCCGTACGGAACCTGCTGCGGCTGCACGAGAAGCAGTGGCGCGGTCGCGGGGTGACGCCGGAGCACCTGAGGCCCCGCTTCGCCGAGCACCTGACCCGGGCCACCCGCCGGATGGTGCGGACGGGGGAGGGCCGGCTGACGGAGTTCCGGCTGGACGGGAAGGTGGTGGCCGCGAACGTCACGCTGCTGTCGGCGGGACTGAGCGGCGGCTACCTCTACGGGGCGGACCCGGACCTGCGGGCGCGCAAGGTGGACGTGGCGACGCTGCTGCTGCGCTACGAGGCCGGACGGGCGCTGGAGGAGGGCCGGCCGGTGGTGAGCTTCCTGCGGGGCAACGAGCCGTACAAGAACCACTGGCGGCCGGCGACGGTGGTCAACCAGCGCTTCCTGATGGCCACGAGCGCGCTCGCGCCCCTGCTGCGGCTGCACGAGTCGCAGGTGACGGGACGCGAGCGGGCGGTGGAGGCGCTGCGGGAGGCGCTGCCGGCCGCCAGGGACTGGCGGGCGCGGCTCAACGAACTGCGGGTGCGATGA
- a CDS encoding lipopolysaccharide biosynthesis protein: MSDSAEKTSGKTSEKAEKKAEKKADHRSGKRPRRRFTRPPVWWPLPVCAALGLAAGGAYGVLKAPEYAATSYVVAVPDDTTEPATALGFAQAYARIATSSATLAYAQPRAGITARQLRTQVRAETSPESPMIAITGTSTSPAEAADIANAVADALSLSSNQAAKNTGVQLLLFNQAVAPADPASPSAAISGAVGMCAGGLLGGLWLLARPGRARRPEGGATAPAAGPVARPVAEQVAEAPAEAPAEEYATLPAQGEPASAKEKESVR, encoded by the coding sequence ATGTCCGACAGCGCCGAGAAGACGTCCGGGAAGACATCCGAGAAGGCGGAGAAGAAAGCCGAGAAGAAGGCGGACCACCGCTCCGGCAAGAGGCCCAGGCGGCGCTTCACCCGGCCCCCCGTGTGGTGGCCGCTGCCCGTCTGCGCCGCGCTGGGGCTCGCCGCCGGCGGGGCGTACGGGGTGCTCAAGGCCCCCGAGTACGCCGCCACCAGCTATGTCGTCGCCGTCCCCGACGACACCACCGAGCCCGCCACCGCCCTCGGCTTCGCCCAGGCGTACGCCCGTATCGCCACCAGCAGCGCCACCCTCGCCTACGCGCAGCCCCGCGCGGGCATCACCGCGCGTCAGCTGCGCACCCAGGTACGGGCCGAGACCTCCCCCGAGTCCCCGATGATCGCCATCACCGGTACCTCCACGAGCCCCGCCGAGGCCGCCGACATCGCGAACGCGGTCGCCGACGCCCTGTCGCTGAGCAGCAACCAGGCCGCCAAGAACACCGGTGTCCAGCTGCTCCTGTTCAACCAGGCCGTGGCCCCCGCCGACCCGGCCTCCCCGTCCGCCGCCATCAGCGGCGCCGTGGGGATGTGCGCCGGCGGGCTGCTGGGCGGCCTGTGGCTGCTGGCCCGGCCCGGCCGCGCGCGCCGCCCCGAGGGGGGCGCGACCGCGCCCGCCGCCGGTCCGGTGGCCCGGCCCGTGGCGGAGCAGGTGGCCGAGGCGCCGGCCGAGGCGCCGGCCGAGGAGTACGCCACCCTGCCCGCGCAGGGCGAGCCGGCCTCGGCCAAGGAGAAGGAGTCCGTTCGATGA
- a CDS encoding glycosyltransferase, translated as MESVRALHVITGLGVGGAEQQLRLLLRHMPMRCDVLTLTNPGPVAEGLRADGVRVVHLGMRGNRDLGALPRLTRFIRRGRYDLVHTHLYRACVYGRFAARLAGTPATVATEHSLGEGEIEGRPLSGGVRSLYLASERLGAATVAVSDTVAARLEGWGVPPARVHVVPNGIEAVRFRFDENVRRATRARTGLPERAFVVGGVGRLVPGKRFDVLVRAVAALPGAHLLLAGDGPERAGLRRLAAELGAQSRIHLLGERDPLGDSTDGRTPGIPALLAAMDVFVSPSREEAFGLAVVEALAAGLPVLHVTCPAVDDLPAAQAPGARRIGTGTEELVAALRGHMEAGARRLPPPPVVRRYDIAGSARRLLDVYDLALAAAAPRGAGTGLGRAPDPQAPDPAPDTVSPAQRPPAGLTVPGPGSPRQTPRAGG; from the coding sequence ATGGAATCGGTCAGGGCACTGCACGTCATCACCGGCCTCGGCGTCGGCGGCGCCGAGCAGCAACTGCGGCTCCTGCTACGGCACATGCCGATGCGGTGCGACGTGCTGACGCTGACCAACCCCGGCCCGGTGGCCGAAGGGCTGCGCGCCGACGGAGTACGCGTCGTGCACCTGGGGATGCGGGGCAACCGCGACCTCGGGGCACTGCCCAGGCTGACGCGGTTCATCCGGCGCGGCCGGTACGACCTCGTACACACGCACCTGTACCGGGCCTGCGTGTACGGGCGCTTCGCGGCCCGCCTCGCGGGCACCCCGGCGACCGTCGCCACCGAGCACTCCCTCGGCGAGGGCGAGATCGAGGGCCGTCCCCTCTCGGGCGGGGTCCGGTCGCTGTACCTGGCCAGTGAACGGCTGGGCGCGGCGACCGTGGCCGTGTCGGACACCGTGGCCGCGCGGCTGGAGGGCTGGGGGGTGCCGCCCGCCCGGGTCCACGTCGTACCGAACGGCATCGAGGCAGTCCGCTTCCGCTTCGACGAGAACGTCCGCCGGGCCACCCGGGCCCGCACCGGGCTGCCGGAGCGGGCCTTCGTGGTCGGCGGGGTCGGCCGGCTGGTCCCCGGCAAGCGCTTCGACGTACTGGTCCGGGCCGTGGCGGCGCTGCCCGGCGCGCACCTGCTGCTGGCCGGGGACGGTCCCGAGCGGGCGGGGCTGCGCCGGCTGGCCGCCGAGCTCGGCGCGCAGAGCCGGATCCACCTGCTGGGGGAGCGGGACCCGCTGGGCGACAGCACGGACGGCCGCACTCCCGGCATCCCGGCCCTGTTGGCCGCCATGGACGTCTTCGTCTCGCCCTCGCGGGAGGAGGCCTTCGGGCTCGCGGTCGTCGAGGCGCTGGCCGCCGGGCTCCCCGTCCTGCACGTGACCTGCCCGGCCGTCGACGACCTGCCCGCCGCGCAGGCCCCCGGAGCCCGCCGCATCGGGACCGGCACCGAGGAGCTCGTCGCCGCGCTGCGCGGACACATGGAGGCCGGCGCGCGCCGGCTGCCCCCGCCGCCGGTCGTACGCCGCTACGACATCGCCGGCAGCGCGCGCCGGCTGCTCGACGTGTACGACCTCGCCCTCGCGGCAGCCGCGCCGCGCGGGGCGGGGACGGGCCTGGGCCGTGCACCGGATCCGCAGGCACCGGACCCCGCACCGGACACCGTCAGCCCCGCGCAGCGGCCGCCGGCGGGGCTGACGGTGCCCGGTCCCGGCTCACCCCGGCAGACGCCCCGCGCCGGCGGCTGA